The following coding sequences are from one Rhineura floridana isolate rRhiFlo1 chromosome 2, rRhiFlo1.hap2, whole genome shotgun sequence window:
- the LOC133377948 gene encoding olfactory receptor 5J3-like yields MLKMQLSENVSVMKTGNITLVNSFMLTGLTDLPQLQMALFLTFFAVYAMTLVGNLGMIVLIRSSPQLHTPMYFLLGNLSFLDICYSSSVTPKFLANLLKEKKVISFAGCFTQLFFYAAFGTTECYLLAMMAYDRYVAICNPLLYLITMSQRKCVLLVAVSYVAGTVNALVHTTAASRLSFCGPNIIKNFYCEGPPLFDLSCSDISLNDMLMFVFVGFNMITTSVIILTSYTYILITVLKIHSAKSRQKAFSTCTSHLMVITIFYGCLSFMYARPSSRKTYHLDKMASVFYVVVIPMLNPLIYSVRNQEVRSAFRKVLERKLVFQSRMILSVQVIPSRDHRR; encoded by the coding sequence TGTCTCAGTGATGAAAACAGGAAACATCACACTGGTGAACAGCTTCATGCTCACAGGCTTGACAGACCTTCCACAGCTGCAGATGGCCCTCTTTCTGACCTTCTTTGCCGTCTATGCCATGACCCTGGTGGGGAATCTGGGCATGATTGTCTTAATCAGGTCCAGCCCACAACTGCATACCCCAATGTACTTTTTACTCGGCAACCTCTCTTTCTTGGACATCTGTTACTCATCATCCGTCACCCCAAAGTTCCTAGCCAATCTCTTAAAAGAGAAGAAAGTCATTTCTTTTGCTGGTTGCTTTACTCAACTTTTCTTTTATGCTGCATTTGGCACCACTGAGTGTTACCTCCTGGCTATGATGGCCTATGACCGCTATGTGGCTATCTGTAACCCACTACTGTACTTAATTACCATGTCCCAAAGAAAGTGTGTCCTGCTAGTAGCTGTTTCTTATGTTGCTGGGACAGTGAATGCTTTAGTGCACACCACTGCTGCATCGAGACTATCCTTTTGTGGCCCAAACATCATTAAGAATTTTTACTGTGAAGGCCCTCCACTTTTTGATCTTTCCTGCTCAGACATCAGTCTCAATGATATGTTGATGTTTGTCTTTGTTGGGTTCAATATGATAACAACCAGCGTGATTATTCTGACCTCCTACACATACATCCTGATCACTGTTTTAAAGATCCACTCTGCCAAGAGCCGACAGAAAGCCTTCTCCACTTGCACGTCTCACCTCATGGTCATCACCATTTTCTATGGATGTCTTAGCTTCATGTATGCACGTCCTAGCTCCAGGAAGACTTACCACCTTGACAAAATGGCTTCTGTGTTCTATGTAGTGGTGATCCCAATGCTGAATCCCTTGATATACAGTGTGAGGAACCAGGAAGTCAGGAGTGCTTTCAGAAAAGTCCTGGAAAGAAAACTGGTTTTTCAGTCTAGGATGATACTTTCTGTACAGGTTATACCTTCACGAGATCATAGGAGATAA